A section of the Salvelinus sp. IW2-2015 unplaced genomic scaffold, ASM291031v2 Un_scaffold2359, whole genome shotgun sequence genome encodes:
- the LOC112073774 gene encoding metastasis-associated protein MTA1-like isoform X2 encodes MLRLSEGQVGRPPRIRTAQRSTLTSVLQFLESRPAIHAPRSXRTLGLQAPPPRRLLSSLPHGPHGLLGKRSFHHHTRAEPEKRPENPGQTTVPVNGRSSGGGGTRGSARGGVMIRKRRPNLIDAPDDSFFFVSRETRRVRRLLSRSQLRRACRQPCEQITLRRASQAPPQGPLLAPPHPHPSLRMRGPIVIHD; translated from the exons ATGTTGCGGCTGTCGGAGGGACAAGTCGGGCGACCGCCCAGAATCCGGACCGCCCAGAGGAGCACCCTGACCAGCGTCCTGCAGTTCCTGG AGTCCCGCCCCGCGATACACGCCCCCCGTTCTCRCCGAACCCTTGGCCTGCAAGCCCCACCCCCTCGCCGCCTCCTCTCTTCTCTMCCTCACGGTCCMCATGGCCTTCTGGGTAAACGCAGCTTCCACCACCACACCAGAGCCGAGCCAGAGAAACGCccag AAAACCCAGGCCAGACAACGGTACCAGTG AACGGCCGTAGCAGTGGAGGCGGGGGGACGAGGGGCAGTGCTAGGGGTGGAGTCATGATTAGGAAGAGACGCCCAAACTTGATCGATGCCCCCGATGACAGCTTCTTCTTTGTCTCCCGGGAGACCAG GAGGGTCAGGCGGCTGCTGTCTCGGTCCCAGCTGAGGCGCGCCTGTCGACAGCCCTGTGAGCAGATCACCCTGCGCAGGGCATCCCAGGCACCACCACAGGGGCCGCTCCTCGCCcctccacacccccaccccagccTCCGGATGAGGGGACCCATTGTCATCCAcgactga
- the LOC112073774 gene encoding metastasis-associated protein MTA1-like isoform X1 produces MLRLSEGQVGRPPRIRTAQRSTLTSVLQFLESRPAIHAPRSXRTLGLQAPPPRRLLSSLPHGPHGLLGKRSFHHHTRAEPEKRPENPGQTTVPVQNGRSSGGGGTRGSARGGVMIRKRRPNLIDAPDDSFFFVSRETRRVRRLLSRSQLRRACRQPCEQITLRRASQAPPQGPLLAPPHPHPSLRMRGPIVIHD; encoded by the exons ATGTTGCGGCTGTCGGAGGGACAAGTCGGGCGACCGCCCAGAATCCGGACCGCCCAGAGGAGCACCCTGACCAGCGTCCTGCAGTTCCTGG AGTCCCGCCCCGCGATACACGCCCCCCGTTCTCRCCGAACCCTTGGCCTGCAAGCCCCACCCCCTCGCCGCCTCCTCTCTTCTCTMCCTCACGGTCCMCATGGCCTTCTGGGTAAACGCAGCTTCCACCACCACACCAGAGCCGAGCCAGAGAAACGCccag AAAACCCAGGCCAGACAACGGTACCAGTG CAGAACGGCCGTAGCAGTGGAGGCGGGGGGACGAGGGGCAGTGCTAGGGGTGGAGTCATGATTAGGAAGAGACGCCCAAACTTGATCGATGCCCCCGATGACAGCTTCTTCTTTGTCTCCCGGGAGACCAG GAGGGTCAGGCGGCTGCTGTCTCGGTCCCAGCTGAGGCGCGCCTGTCGACAGCCCTGTGAGCAGATCACCCTGCGCAGGGCATCCCAGGCACCACCACAGGGGCCGCTCCTCGCCcctccacacccccaccccagccTCCGGATGAGGGGACCCATTGTCATCCAcgactga
- the LOC112073774 gene encoding metastasis-associated protein MTA1-like isoform X4: MLRLSEGQVGRPPRIRTAQRSTLTSVLQFLESRPAIHAPRSXRTLGLQAPPPRRLLSSLPHGPHGLLGKRSFHHHTRAEPEKRPENPGQTTVPVQNGRSSGGGGTRGSARGGVMIRKRRPNLIDAPDDSFFFVSRETSAAAVTQLLTEGQAAAVSVPAEARLSTAL; encoded by the exons ATGTTGCGGCTGTCGGAGGGACAAGTCGGGCGACCGCCCAGAATCCGGACCGCCCAGAGGAGCACCCTGACCAGCGTCCTGCAGTTCCTGG AGTCCCGCCCCGCGATACACGCCCCCCGTTCTCRCCGAACCCTTGGCCTGCAAGCCCCACCCCCTCGCCGCCTCCTCTCTTCTCTMCCTCACGGTCCMCATGGCCTTCTGGGTAAACGCAGCTTCCACCACCACACCAGAGCCGAGCCAGAGAAACGCccag AAAACCCAGGCCAGACAACGGTACCAGTG CAGAACGGCCGTAGCAGTGGAGGCGGGGGGACGAGGGGCAGTGCTAGGGGTGGAGTCATGATTAGGAAGAGACGCCCAAACTTGATCGATGCCCCCGATGACAGCTTCTTCTTTGTCTCCCGGGAGACCAG TGCTGCAGCCGTTACACAACTGCTCACG GAGGGTCAGGCGGCTGCTGTCTCGGTCCCAGCTGAGGCGCGCCTGTCGACAGCCCTGTGA
- the LOC112073774 gene encoding metastasis-associated protein MTA1-like isoform X3: MLRLSEGQVGRPPRIRTAQRSTLTSVLQFLESRPAIHAPRSXRTLGLQAPPPRRLLSSLPHGPHGLLGKRSFHHHTRAEPEKRPENPGQTTVPVQNGRSSGGGGTRGSARGGVMIRKRRPNLIDAPDDSFFFVSRETSAAAVTQLLTVWNFRDYEIIYSAKGGSGGCCLGPS, from the exons ATGTTGCGGCTGTCGGAGGGACAAGTCGGGCGACCGCCCAGAATCCGGACCGCCCAGAGGAGCACCCTGACCAGCGTCCTGCAGTTCCTGG AGTCCCGCCCCGCGATACACGCCCCCCGTTCTCRCCGAACCCTTGGCCTGCAAGCCCCACCCCCTCGCCGCCTCCTCTCTTCTCTMCCTCACGGTCCMCATGGCCTTCTGGGTAAACGCAGCTTCCACCACCACACCAGAGCCGAGCCAGAGAAACGCccag AAAACCCAGGCCAGACAACGGTACCAGTG CAGAACGGCCGTAGCAGTGGAGGCGGGGGGACGAGGGGCAGTGCTAGGGGTGGAGTCATGATTAGGAAGAGACGCCCAAACTTGATCGATGCCCCCGATGACAGCTTCTTCTTTGTCTCCCGGGAGACCAG TGCTGCAGCCGTTACACAACTGCTCACG GTCTGGAACTTCCGAGACTATGAAATAATATATTCAGCAAAAG GAGGGTCAGGCGGCTGCTGTCTCGGTCCCAGCTGA
- the LOC112073774 gene encoding metastasis-associated protein MTA1-like isoform X5 yields the protein MLRLSEGQVGRPPRIRTAQRSTLTSVLQFLESRPAIHAPRSXRTLGLQAPPPRRLLSSLPHGPHGLLGKRSFHHHTRAEPEKRPENPGQTTVPVQNGRSSGGGGTRGSARGGVMIRKRRPNLIDAPDDSFFFVSRETSDWLLVSFQCCSRYTTAHGGSGGCCLGPS from the exons ATGTTGCGGCTGTCGGAGGGACAAGTCGGGCGACCGCCCAGAATCCGGACCGCCCAGAGGAGCACCCTGACCAGCGTCCTGCAGTTCCTGG AGTCCCGCCCCGCGATACACGCCCCCCGTTCTCRCCGAACCCTTGGCCTGCAAGCCCCACCCCCTCGCCGCCTCCTCTCTTCTCTMCCTCACGGTCCMCATGGCCTTCTGGGTAAACGCAGCTTCCACCACCACACCAGAGCCGAGCCAGAGAAACGCccag AAAACCCAGGCCAGACAACGGTACCAGTG CAGAACGGCCGTAGCAGTGGAGGCGGGGGGACGAGGGGCAGTGCTAGGGGTGGAGTCATGATTAGGAAGAGACGCCCAAACTTGATCGATGCCCCCGATGACAGCTTCTTCTTTGTCTCCCGGGAGACCAG TGACTGGCTGCTTGTCTCATTTCAGTGCTGCAGCCGTTACACAACTGCTCACG GAGGGTCAGGCGGCTGCTGTCTCGGTCCCAGCTGA
- the LOC112073774 gene encoding metastasis-associated protein MTA1-like isoform X6 has protein sequence MLRLSEGQVGRPPRIRTAQRSTLTSVLQFLESRPAIHAPRSXRTLGLQAPPPRRLLSSLPHGPHGLLGKRSFHHHTRAEPEKRPENPGQTTVPVQNGRSSGGGGTRGSARGGVMIRKRRPNLIDAPDDSFFFVSRETSDWLLVSFQCCSRYTTAHGLELPRL, from the exons ATGTTGCGGCTGTCGGAGGGACAAGTCGGGCGACCGCCCAGAATCCGGACCGCCCAGAGGAGCACCCTGACCAGCGTCCTGCAGTTCCTGG AGTCCCGCCCCGCGATACACGCCCCCCGTTCTCRCCGAACCCTTGGCCTGCAAGCCCCACCCCCTCGCCGCCTCCTCTCTTCTCTMCCTCACGGTCCMCATGGCCTTCTGGGTAAACGCAGCTTCCACCACCACACCAGAGCCGAGCCAGAGAAACGCccag AAAACCCAGGCCAGACAACGGTACCAGTG CAGAACGGCCGTAGCAGTGGAGGCGGGGGGACGAGGGGCAGTGCTAGGGGTGGAGTCATGATTAGGAAGAGACGCCCAAACTTGATCGATGCCCCCGATGACAGCTTCTTCTTTGTCTCCCGGGAGACCAG TGACTGGCTGCTTGTCTCATTTCAGTGCTGCAGCCGTTACACAACTGCTCACG GTCTGGAACTTCCGAGACTATGA